The proteins below are encoded in one region of Rhodospirillaceae bacterium:
- a CDS encoding ActS/PrrB/RegB family redox-sensitive histidine kinase, giving the protein MRSKLAAIQRFTAPKPGRVRLRTLVYIRWFAVGGQLAAVLIVNFGLNYPLPLLACLATVAVSAAVNIGIMLTRPMSGTLSDRSAALWLTYDILQLSTLLYLTGGLQNPFAVMLLASVVVSASVLSRISTLSLGLLVAVCISVLAFRYEPLPGPEPLLELPVFYVLGVWQALVIGGLFIAAFVGSVAEEGRRMQDALNAAQVALEHEQRLSSLGGLAAAAAHELGTPLATIAVTAKELSHDLKPGSPMAEDVELILEQTGRCREILMELSRQPETEGGEPYSRLPLSTMLAEAARPYLTATVNLTYDFRPVGEALGSPEPVLTRSPEFLRAVGTLIQNATQFAEAEVILRARWDDETVTVEIIDDGPGFSAHLLDRLGEPYVSTRAGADGEGEHMGLGVFIAQNLLNRTGATLRFANQDWWDWWGAGAIVRITWPRRELEHATSETGRVGEHAGQ; this is encoded by the coding sequence ATGAGATCCAAACTCGCCGCGATCCAGCGCTTCACCGCCCCGAAACCGGGGCGGGTGCGCCTGCGGACGCTCGTCTACATAAGGTGGTTCGCTGTCGGGGGACAGTTGGCGGCGGTGCTGATCGTCAATTTTGGGCTGAACTACCCGCTGCCGCTGCTCGCCTGCCTGGCAACGGTCGCCGTCTCGGCGGCGGTCAATATCGGCATCATGCTGACCCGGCCGATGAGCGGCACGCTCTCCGACCGGTCCGCGGCGCTCTGGCTGACCTACGATATCCTGCAATTGTCGACGCTGCTCTATCTCACCGGCGGCCTGCAGAATCCGTTTGCTGTGATGCTCCTCGCTTCGGTGGTGGTCTCGGCCTCGGTCCTGTCGCGCATCAGCACGCTCAGCCTCGGCCTGCTCGTCGCGGTCTGCATCAGCGTGCTCGCGTTCCGGTACGAACCGCTGCCGGGGCCGGAGCCGCTTCTCGAACTGCCGGTGTTCTATGTGCTGGGCGTCTGGCAGGCGCTGGTGATCGGTGGCCTGTTCATCGCCGCCTTCGTCGGCAGCGTCGCCGAGGAGGGCCGGCGCATGCAGGATGCGCTGAACGCGGCGCAGGTGGCGCTGGAACACGAGCAGCGCCTGTCGTCGCTCGGGGGGCTGGCCGCGGCGGCGGCCCACGAGCTCGGCACGCCGCTGGCGACGATTGCGGTCACCGCAAAGGAGCTGAGCCACGATCTGAAGCCCGGCAGCCCGATGGCAGAGGATGTCGAGCTGATCCTGGAACAGACCGGCCGCTGCCGCGAAATCCTGATGGAGCTGAGCCGCCAGCCCGAGACCGAGGGCGGCGAGCCCTACAGCCGGCTGCCGCTCAGCACCATGCTCGCCGAAGCCGCCCGGCCGTACCTGACCGCGACCGTCAATCTGACATACGATTTCCGCCCGGTCGGCGAGGCGCTGGGCAGCCCCGAGCCGGTCCTGACCCGCAGCCCGGAATTCCTCCGCGCCGTCGGCACCCTGATCCAGAACGCCACCCAGTTCGCCGAGGCCGAAGTCATCCTGCGGGCACGCTGGGACGACGAAACGGTGACCGTCGAGATCATCGACGACGGCCCCGGATTTTCGGCGCACTTGCTAGACCGCCTCGGCGAGCCTTATGTTTCGACTCGTGCCGGTGCGGACGGCGAAGGCGAGCATATGGGGCTGGGCGTGTTCATCGCCCAGAACCTGCTCAATCGTACGGGCGCCACACTCCGGTTCGCCAATCAGGATTGGTGGGACTGGTGGGGGGCCGGCGCCATCGTTCGGATAACCTGGCCGCGCCGGGAGCTCGAACACGCAACTTCGGAGACCGGACGTGTCGGAGAACACGCAGGACAGTAA
- the hisF gene encoding imidazole glycerol phosphate synthase subunit HisF has product MLKTRIIPCLDVKDGRVVKGVNFVDLVDAGDPVEQAKLYDREGADELCFLDITASHENRDTIYDVVDRTVASCFMPVTVGGGVREVEDIRKLLLAGTDKVSINTAAVHRPDFVQEAANKFGRQCIVVAIDAKRTTVGPNAGDFEIYTHGGRTPTGIEAVAWARRMADYGAGELLLTSMDRDGTKAGFDLELTRAIADAVPVPVIASGGVGTLDHLVEGVTQGRASAVLAASIFHFGTYTIAEAKAHMAAAGVPVRPHRAAPEAAPRAAPKAAPKAAIKKATEEAA; this is encoded by the coding sequence ATGCTGAAGACCCGCATCATCCCCTGCCTCGACGTCAAGGACGGCCGCGTCGTCAAGGGCGTGAACTTCGTCGACCTGGTCGATGCCGGCGATCCGGTCGAGCAGGCGAAGCTTTACGACCGGGAAGGCGCAGACGAACTGTGCTTCCTGGACATCACGGCGAGCCACGAAAACCGCGACACGATCTACGACGTCGTCGACCGCACGGTCGCCTCCTGCTTCATGCCGGTGACCGTCGGCGGCGGCGTGCGCGAGGTTGAGGACATCCGCAAGCTGCTGCTCGCCGGCACGGACAAGGTCTCGATCAACACCGCCGCCGTGCACCGGCCGGACTTCGTGCAGGAAGCCGCCAACAAGTTCGGCCGCCAGTGCATCGTGGTCGCCATCGACGCCAAGCGGACGACGGTTGGCCCCAACGCCGGCGATTTCGAGATCTACACCCATGGCGGGCGCACGCCGACCGGGATCGAAGCCGTCGCCTGGGCCCGGCGCATGGCGGATTACGGCGCCGGCGAACTGCTGCTGACCTCGATGGACCGGGACGGCACCAAGGCCGGCTTCGACCTGGAACTGACCCGGGCGATCGCCGATGCGGTGCCGGTTCCGGTGATCGCGTCCGGCGGCGTCGGCACGCTCGACCATCTGGTCGAGGGCGTCACGCAGGGCCGCGCCTCGGCGGTGCTCGCGGCCTCCATCTTCCATTTCGGCACCTATACCATCGCCGAGGCCAAGGCCCATATGGCGGCGGCCGGCGTGCCGGTGCGCCCGCACCGTGCGGCCCCGGAAGCGGCCCCGAGAGCGGCCCCGAAAGCGGCCCCGAAAGCGGCAATAAAGAAAGCAACGGAGGAAGCGGCGTGA
- a CDS encoding peroxiredoxin yields MAVRIGDEAPNFTADTTEGEITFHDYVGDGWCVLFSHPKDFTPVCTTELGSVARLMPEFHKRNCKVMGLSVDSVEDHNAWKNDIEETQGAAVTYPLVGDTEMTVAKLYDMLHPNARGEAKARTAADNATVRSVFIVGPDKKVKATLTYPMSSGRNFNEILRLIDSCQLTAAHQVATPADWRHGEECIIVPAVSDEAAKEKYPDGWRTEKPYLRYVPQP; encoded by the coding sequence ATGGCTGTCAGAATTGGCGACGAGGCGCCGAACTTTACCGCCGACACGACCGAAGGCGAGATCACGTTCCACGATTATGTCGGCGACGGCTGGTGCGTGCTGTTCTCGCATCCCAAGGACTTCACCCCGGTCTGCACCACCGAACTGGGCAGCGTGGCGCGCCTGATGCCGGAATTCCACAAGCGGAACTGCAAGGTCATGGGCCTGTCGGTCGATTCCGTCGAGGACCACAACGCCTGGAAGAACGATATCGAGGAAACCCAGGGCGCGGCGGTGACCTACCCGCTGGTCGGCGACACCGAGATGACCGTGGCCAAGCTCTACGACATGCTGCACCCGAATGCGCGCGGCGAGGCGAAGGCGCGGACCGCGGCGGACAACGCCACCGTGCGCTCGGTCTTCATCGTCGGCCCCGACAAGAAGGTGAAGGCGACGCTCACCTATCCGATGAGCTCAGGCCGCAACTTCAACGAAATCCTCCGGCTGATCGATTCCTGCCAGCTCACGGCGGCGCACCAGGTGGCGACCCCGGCCGACTGGCGGCATGGCGAGGAATGCATCATCGTGCCCGCGGTGTCCGACGAGGCCGCGAAGGAGAAGTATCCGGACGGCTGGCGCACGGAGAAGCCGTATCTCCGCTACGTTCCGCAGCCGTAA
- a CDS encoding histidine triad nucleotide-binding protein — translation MSYDPNNIFAKILRGEIPCDRVHENDHALAFRDINPQTPVHVLVIPKGAYADLTDFAANAPADEIEGFVRALGETAQMLGITDGGYRALTNIGEHGLQEVPHFHVHLFGGQPLGRMIKPPGK, via the coding sequence ATGAGCTACGATCCGAACAACATCTTCGCCAAAATCCTGCGCGGCGAGATTCCCTGCGACAGGGTTCACGAGAACGATCATGCGCTGGCCTTCCGGGACATCAACCCGCAGACGCCGGTCCATGTCCTGGTCATCCCGAAGGGCGCCTACGCCGACCTGACCGACTTCGCGGCCAACGCCCCGGCCGACGAGATCGAGGGCTTCGTGCGCGCGCTCGGCGAGACGGCGCAGATGCTCGGCATTACGGACGGCGGCTACCGGGCGCTCACCAACATCGGCGAGCACGGGCTGCAGGAAGTGCCGCACTTCCACGTCCACCTGTTCGGCGGCCAGCCGCTGGGCCGCATGATCAAACCGCCGGGGAAGTAG
- a CDS encoding ActR/PrrA/RegA family redox response regulator transcription factor — MSENTQDSKGKLLVVDDDRPLRQRLILAMERRGFSVVAAESAAQGVACAKSEMPDYAVIDLRLGDGSGLDVVAALHEVKPDCRVIMLTGYGNIATAVAAVKAGAVDYLPKPADADQIEAALLNTDRPLPGPPENPMSADRVRWEHIQRVYEQCDRNVSETARRLNMHRRTLQRILNKYAPRETPNN, encoded by the coding sequence GTGTCGGAGAACACGCAGGACAGTAAAGGAAAACTTCTGGTCGTTGACGACGACCGCCCCCTGCGGCAGCGCCTGATCCTGGCGATGGAGCGGCGCGGCTTCAGCGTTGTGGCGGCCGAAAGCGCCGCCCAGGGCGTCGCCTGCGCCAAGTCGGAAATGCCGGACTACGCGGTGATCGACCTGCGCCTGGGCGACGGCAGCGGCCTCGACGTCGTGGCCGCCCTGCACGAGGTCAAGCCCGACTGCCGCGTCATCATGCTGACCGGCTATGGCAACATCGCGACCGCCGTCGCCGCCGTGAAAGCCGGCGCCGTGGACTACCTGCCCAAGCCGGCCGACGCCGACCAGATCGAGGCGGCGCTCCTGAATACCGACCGGCCGCTGCCCGGCCCGCCGGAAAACCCGATGTCGGCCGACCGGGTGCGCTGGGAGCATATCCAGCGGGTCTACGAGCAGTGCGACCGCAACGTGTCGGAAACCGCCCGCCGGCTGAACATGCACCGGCGCACGCTGCAGCGCATCCTCAACAAATACGCCCCGCGCGAAACGCCGAACAACTAG
- a CDS encoding phosphoribosyl-ATP diphosphatase, with protein sequence MSARDAQRDAQSNSGARHVLDVLYETVESRRGADPASSWTARLLAGGVPAVAKKTGEEAVEAILAAMAEDPDALAAESADLLYHLLVLWAACGVTPDRVWRELERREGTSGLAEKAARTP encoded by the coding sequence GTGAGCGCGCGCGACGCCCAACGCGATGCCCAAAGCAATTCAGGCGCCCGGCATGTGCTGGACGTTCTGTATGAAACTGTCGAGAGCCGGCGCGGCGCGGATCCGGCGTCCTCCTGGACCGCCCGGCTGCTCGCCGGCGGCGTTCCGGCCGTGGCGAAGAAGACCGGCGAGGAAGCGGTCGAGGCCATCCTCGCCGCCATGGCGGAAGACCCCGACGCGCTGGCGGCCGAGAGCGCCGACCTGCTCTATCACCTGCTGGTGCTGTGGGCGGCCTGCGGCGTGACGCCGGATCGGGTGTGGCGTGAACTGGAGCGGCGCGAAGGCACGTCGGGCCTTGCCGAGAAAGCCGCCCGGACCCCATAA